One Parachlamydia sp. AcF125 DNA segment encodes these proteins:
- a CDS encoding Rne/Rng family ribonuclease, whose amino-acid sequence MDEILLNIESKELRYAHLRNGQLYNLIVERKKERQLAGNIYKGRVTNILHNIQSAFIDINEGENGFIHISDILENTKKFEQVYDMDFDLDYDIKTLDDKQQKKLDIEEVMKIDQPVLVQVVKEPIGTKGARLTSNISLAGRYLVLLPNSSHRGVSRKIEDRTARERLKKLIRAFEMPTDMGLICRTASARATPEMLITEATDLLNTWHTIMENFHKSSGATLLYAESDLIKRAVITAVDKRFERLLVDDYAVYQSCKNLYSRYANEHALRIEYYRDNVPMFERFNVEREIEKTLRRKIWLPSGGYLFFDRTEAMYTIDVNSGRSSNNKVDVEESLVRINLEAADEIARQLRLRNIGGLVICDFIDMRYRKNQRRVLDRLKECMKEDSAKCTILGMSEFGLVEMTRQRNRESLIQTIFTSCPYCSGRGLVKTHESVSIEIERALKKAIAHHQQFALKLVIHPELDHYLATIDKRFLLKIAEGLNARLEFELNDNLHLNDFHFYSTITDKRIEV is encoded by the coding sequence CCAATATCCTTCATAATATCCAATCCGCTTTCATTGACATTAATGAAGGGGAAAATGGATTTATCCATATTTCAGATATTTTGGAAAACACCAAAAAATTTGAGCAAGTGTATGATATGGATTTTGATCTGGATTACGATATCAAAACCCTTGATGATAAACAGCAGAAAAAACTCGATATCGAAGAGGTTATGAAGATTGACCAGCCTGTGCTGGTTCAAGTGGTGAAAGAGCCTATAGGGACCAAAGGGGCTCGCTTAACTTCTAATATTTCATTAGCCGGCCGTTATTTAGTTTTGCTTCCTAACTCTTCACATCGCGGTGTTTCTCGAAAAATTGAAGATCGCACAGCCCGAGAAAGGCTAAAAAAATTGATCCGAGCGTTTGAAATGCCTACAGACATGGGGCTTATTTGCCGGACAGCCAGTGCCCGTGCTACACCCGAAATGTTAATTACAGAGGCAACCGACTTACTTAATACCTGGCATACCATTATGGAAAACTTCCATAAGTCGAGCGGGGCCACCTTGCTTTATGCAGAATCTGACTTAATCAAACGCGCCGTTATTACCGCTGTTGACAAACGTTTTGAGCGCCTATTAGTTGACGATTATGCCGTTTATCAAAGTTGTAAAAATCTTTATAGCCGCTATGCCAATGAGCACGCTTTGCGTATCGAATATTACCGCGACAATGTTCCCATGTTTGAGCGGTTTAATGTCGAACGAGAAATTGAGAAAACTTTACGTCGAAAAATTTGGCTGCCAAGTGGAGGATATCTCTTCTTTGACCGTACAGAAGCGATGTACACCATTGATGTTAATTCAGGTCGAAGCTCTAATAATAAAGTGGATGTGGAAGAATCTCTTGTGAGAATTAACCTCGAAGCTGCCGATGAAATTGCTCGCCAGCTACGCCTGCGCAATATTGGAGGACTTGTCATTTGCGATTTCATCGACATGCGCTATAGAAAAAATCAAAGAAGAGTTCTTGACCGCCTAAAAGAATGCATGAAAGAAGATTCTGCAAAATGTACGATTTTAGGAATGAGCGAATTTGGCTTAGTCGAAATGACCCGTCAGCGCAACCGAGAATCTCTTATTCAAACTATTTTCACCTCTTGCCCTTATTGCAGTGGGAGAGGCCTTGTTAAAACACACGAGAGTGTATCGATTGAGATTGAGCGAGCGCTTAAAAAAGCGATTGCTCATCACCAACAATTTGCTCTCAAATTAGTGATTCACCCAGAGCTTGACCATTATTTAGCCACAATTGACAAGAGGTTTTTATTAAAAATCGCTGAAGGTTTAAATGCCCGTTTAGAATTTGAGTTAAATGATAATCTTCATCTCAATGACTTCCATTTCTATTCGACCATCACCGATAAAAGGATCGAGGTTTAA